A portion of the Tachysurus vachellii isolate PV-2020 chromosome 14, HZAU_Pvac_v1, whole genome shotgun sequence genome contains these proteins:
- the islr2 gene encoding immunoglobulin superfamily containing leucine-rich repeat protein 2 has product MATRSLVFLALGTAVITFAVTVQCCPKECSCSGKNPLHLVDCAYKELQLVPEGLPSNVTTLGLSANKIKVLKSQNFVNVTQTISLWLAHNEIVTIERNTLTPLVLLRNLDVSHNKIVNFPWEDLSNLTALQMLKMNNNEMVSLPKDAFTNLKDLRSVRINNNRFTTIAKGTFDALISMSHLQIYNNPFTCSCKLEWMRDWIAKSKSILSEQDSILCEMPTHLKGLKVINMPKLACQAPTVTITYQPDIENTEIQEGYTVILNCETKGSPKPDVVWEVFAGNQLLTFPLPSVVENSEFPINGAPSNTRFLIFQNGTLIIPRMSKKEDGNYSCSATNDMGKAENKVKIAMTVVKKVTTNSVLDRKEVIDNKPGPKNPKNNVWPIFEQPKILPNGTSSINIKTEQVDIDTLPFTSKCGISDGTQYISNHAFNLSLDDLKQYTFDFGVIALEVSETEAKVQLNPLQMANTKSNLHLNQPQDQETVNKETFTLYQLSSKKSPMDMLYVCVSTGNGHSVVQWSKIEDGVNTYRFQGLRPGTNYTLCLTYGGQDCQVQVVFTTRKKIPSLLIIVVVSIFLLALATVPLLGATCCHLLYKYQGKTYKLIMKTQNADQMEKHIETDFDPRASFVGSEKNFNASEFGEEDAEADVEEREGEGEEVEGSVVTESIPESQSKTQEEFEVGSEYSDKLPLGAEAVNISEEINGNYKEPR; this is encoded by the coding sequence ATGGCGACTAGGTCCTTGGTGTTCCTCGCCTTAGGGACTGCAGTGATTACCTTTGCTGTGACTGTGCAGTGCTGTCCTAAAGAATGCAGTTGCTCAGGTAAAAACCCTCTTCACCTAGTGGACTGTGCTTACAAAGAACTTCAGCTGGTACCAGAGGGCTTGCCATCCAATGTGACCACTCTTGGCCTAtcagcaaacaaaataaaagtgttgAAATCCCAGAATTTTGTGAATGTGACCCAGACTATATCTCTTTGGCTCGCCCACAATGAAATTGTCACCATTGAGAGAAATACACTGACACCACTGGTCCTGTTAAGAAATTTGGATGTAAGTCATAATAAAATAGTCAATTTCCCATGGGAGGACCTTTCTAACCTCACTGCCCTACAGATGCTGAAAATGAACAACAATGAGATGGTCAGTCTGCCTAAGGATGCTTTTACCAACTTAAAAGATCTGCGCTCAGTTCGCATCAACAATAACAGGTTTACTACCATTGCAAAAGGAACTTTTGATGCTCTTATCTCCATGTCACACCTACAGATTTACAACAACCCGTTCACCTGTTCTTGCAAGTTGGAGTGGATGAGGGATTGGATTGCTAAATCTAAATCTATTTTGTCTGAGCAGGACAGCATCTTATGTGAGATGCCTACCcatttaaaaggtttaaaggtCATTAACATGCCAAAACTAGCATGTCAGGCTCCAACTGTTACCATAACCTATCAGCCCGACATTGAAAACACAGAAATTCAAGAGGGGTACACAGTCATCTTAAACTGTGAAACCAAAGGAAGCCCCAAACCTGATGTTGTGTGGGAAGTTTTTGCAGGAAACCAATTATTAACATTCCCATTGCCTTCAGTTGTTGAAAATAGTGAGTTCCCTATTAATGGTGCACCCTCTAATACAAGATTCCTCATCTTTCAAAATGGAACTCTAATCATTCCTCGTATGAGCAAAAAAGAAGATGGAAACTATAGCTGTTCAGCTACTAATGACATGGGAAAAGCTGAAAACAAGGTGAAAATTGCGATGACTGTTGTCAAAAAAGTAACTACCAACTCTGTGCTGGACAGAAAAGAAGTTATTGACAATAAGCCTGGCCCAAAGAACCCCAAAAACAATGTGTGGCCCATTTTTGAGCAGCCCAAAATTCTTCCAAATGGAACATCCTCCATTAATATTAAAACTGAACAGGTTGATATTGATACTTTGCCATTTACCAGTAAGTGTGGAATAAGTGATGGTACACAGTATATATCCAATCATGCATTTAACCTGAGCTTGGATGACCTTAAACAGTATACCTTTGATTTTGGTGTGATAGCTTTGGAAGTGTCAGAGACTGAGGCTAAAGTCCAGCTTAATCCTCTACAGATGGCAAATACCAAATCAAATCTTCACCTCAACCAACCCCAAGACCAGGAAACTGTGAATAAGGAAACATTCACTCTTTACCAGTTATCCTCCAAAAAATCTCCCATGGATATGTTGTATGTTTGCGTGAGCACTGGCAATGGACATTCAGTTGTTCAGTGGTCCAAGATCGAGGATGGTGTCAATACTTATCGTTTTCAAGGTCTGCGGCCAGGCACTAATTACACTCTGTGTCTTACCTATGGAGGCCAGGACTGTCAGGTTCAAGTTGTTTTTACGACAAGGAAGAAAATCCCATCATTGCTAATCATAGTGGTGGTTAGCATATTCTTGCTGGCTCTGGCCACAGTGCCTTTACTGGGAGCCACGTGTTGTCACTTGTTGTACAAGTATCAAGGAAAGACCTATAAACTGATTATGAAAACACAGAATGCAGATCAAATGGAGAAGCACATAGAAACAGATTTTGACCCAAGAGCTTCTTTTGTGGGATCTGAAAAAAACTTCAATGCAAGTGAGTTTGGAGAGGAAGATGCTGAAGCTGATGTAGAGGAAAGAGAAGGGGAAGGTGAGGAAGTGGAGGGCAGCGTTGTGACTGAGTCCATTCCTGAGTCGCAGTCCAAAACACAGGAGGAGTTTGAAGTGGGCTCTGAGTATAGTGACAAGTTACCTTTAGGGGCTGAGGCAGTGAATATATCTGAGGAAATAAATGGCAATTATAAAGAGCCACGCTAA